One window of Desulfobacterales bacterium genomic DNA carries:
- a CDS encoding J domain-containing protein, with product MNFPQFTFFLTFFRHNLSSINFGWIMPPLRIVVKMGFVGRLPQRGCVSAFKAGKKGEPIQLKMSKFDEISAARKILDLPERVTMDSIKSSFRRMLAKWHPDKCEEDKENCAEMTRKIISADETIMDDCVHYQYSFSENTVKKHQSPEEWWFERSGDDPLWGNGRPSK from the coding sequence ATATGAACTTCCCACAATTCACGTTTTTCCTGACCTTCTTTAGACATAACCTCTCCTCCATTAATTTTGGATGGATTATGCCACCGCTCCGGATCGTTGTGAAGATGGGGTTTGTCGGACGCTTACCGCAGAGGGGCTGCGTTTCTGCTTTCAAAGCTGGAAAGAAAGGGGAGCCGATTCAGCTGAAAATGAGCAAGTTTGATGAAATTTCTGCGGCGAGAAAAATCCTTGATCTCCCGGAAAGGGTGACCATGGACTCGATAAAATCAAGCTTTAGAAGAATGCTGGCGAAGTGGCATCCGGACAAGTGTGAAGAAGACAAGGAAAACTGCGCCGAAATGACACGCAAGATTATTTCGGCGGATGAGACGATCATGGATGATTGCGTTCACTATCAATACTCCTTTTCAGAGAATACGGTAAAAAAACATCAGTCGCCTGAAGAATGGTGGTTCGAGCGCTCTGGTGACGACCCCCTATGGGGAAATGGCAGGCCTTCGAAGTGA
- a CDS encoding rhodanese-like domain-containing protein: MSLKKRSSAFLALLAVLITVVSVWYTQRPIAPKQTNWDDVIAEANAGGYAIISTEELADRYSKGSLDLLLVDTRQEWEYRTGHIEGALNFSIEPTWWSRWRKAGELEGFLGPDKDRVLVFY, encoded by the coding sequence TTGAGCCTGAAAAAGAGATCATCCGCATTTCTGGCGCTTTTGGCTGTGCTGATTACCGTTGTCTCTGTATGGTACACCCAGCGCCCTATCGCTCCCAAGCAGACCAATTGGGACGACGTGATCGCCGAGGCCAATGCCGGTGGTTACGCTATCATTTCTACCGAAGAACTCGCCGACCGCTATAGCAAAGGTTCTTTGGATCTGTTGCTGGTCGACACCCGCCAGGAGTGGGAATACCGCACCGGGCATATCGAGGGCGCGCTCAATTTTTCCATAGAACCTACATGGTGGTCGAGATGGCGCAAGGCCGGTGAACTGGAAGGTTTTCTGGGGCCGGATAAGGATCGCGTCCTGGTCTTCTACTGA
- a CDS encoding cytochrome c biogenesis protein CcdA yields the protein MAVSLGYKNVYRNPHGFPKWQEQGLPIASSPTGPADPMQAGLNPSGDRSLQGWAMLWTLLGIFAGGLALNLSPCVYPMIPITVSFFGGRAGRDKPSQIKLVFHGICYLIGLALTNSTLGVVAAPCIGPFVLGLLTWVAGMGNPWFGFLIFFILSLGIGLPLFVLALFSSQLQRLPKAGGWMIWVRKLMGWVLVGVAAYFIRPLRRRTCSTSVFFSMSPTASLESISNR from the coding sequence GTGGCCGTATCGCTTGGTTACAAAAACGTCTACCGCAACCCCCACGGTTTTCCGAAATGGCAGGAGCAGGGGTTGCCCATCGCAAGCAGCCCCACGGGACCGGCAGATCCGATGCAGGCGGGCCTCAATCCATCAGGGGACCGCTCCCTGCAAGGGTGGGCCATGCTCTGGACGCTGCTGGGCATTTTCGCCGGAGGGTTGGCCCTGAACCTGTCACCCTGTGTTTATCCTATGATTCCCATCACGGTTTCGTTTTTCGGGGGGCGGGCAGGCCGGGACAAACCCAGCCAGATCAAACTGGTTTTCCATGGCATCTGCTATTTGATTGGGCTTGCCCTGACCAACTCCACGTTGGGGGTCGTGGCCGCGCCCTGCATCGGCCCCTTCGTCCTGGGTCTGCTCACCTGGGTGGCAGGCATGGGCAACCCATGGTTCGGTTTCCTGATTTTCTTTATTCTCAGCCTGGGGATAGGATTACCCTTGTTTGTGCTAGCGCTTTTTTCCAGCCAATTGCAGCGGCTGCCCAAAGCCGGGGGCTGGATGATATGGGTGCGCAAGCTGATGGGCTGGGTCCTGGTGGGCGTGGCCGCCTATTTTATTAGGCCATTAAGGAGAAGAACATGCTCAACGTCCGTTTTTTTCTCAATGAGCCCAACGGCAAGCCTTGAAAGCATTTCAAACAGATGA
- a CDS encoding gamma-glutamyl-gamma-aminobutyrate hydrolase family protein (Members of this family of hydrolases with an active site Cys residue belong to MEROPS family C26.), translated as MRAHCFQHVPFEGLGSIGPWLSEAGYTITYTHFFKSVELPDIQQLDLLVVMGGPMSANDESEFPWLVIEKQFIRDAIEKEKPVLGICLGAQLIASTMGSRVYPNTVKEIGWFPIQGVSITKEMIFRFPLSLKVFHWHGETFDLPPGATLLASSEGCRNQAFQIGNKVIGLQFHLETTPESTKDIVFNCRHEIIASQFVQAEEDILSAKSEDYTLINQQMAEILTFLLEYND; from the coding sequence ATGCGCGCACATTGTTTCCAGCACGTACCTTTCGAAGGACTTGGCAGTATCGGCCCCTGGCTTTCAGAGGCCGGTTACACCATCACATATACACACTTTTTTAAGTCAGTGGAGTTGCCAGATATTCAGCAATTGGACCTGCTTGTGGTGATGGGTGGCCCGATGAGCGCCAATGATGAAAGCGAGTTTCCATGGCTTGTCATAGAGAAACAGTTTATTAGAGACGCTATCGAAAAAGAAAAACCGGTATTAGGTATTTGTTTAGGCGCACAACTCATTGCAAGTACCATGGGATCTCGGGTGTACCCTAACACCGTCAAGGAAATCGGATGGTTTCCTATACAAGGTGTTTCAATTACAAAAGAGATGATTTTCAGATTTCCATTATCATTAAAGGTATTTCACTGGCATGGTGAAACATTTGATCTGCCACCCGGCGCAACCCTTCTGGCGAGCAGTGAAGGTTGCAGGAACCAGGCTTTTCAGATCGGAAATAAAGTTATTGGATTGCAGTTTCACTTGGAGACAACACCAGAATCAACGAAAGATATTGTTTTTAATTGTCGTCATGAGATCATAGCGTCACAATTTGTGCAAGCAGAGGAAGATATTTTATCAGCCAAATCTGAGGATTACACCCTTATAAATCAACAAATGGCTGAGATACTAACATTCCTTCTGGAATATAATGATTGA
- a CDS encoding sterol desaturase family protein, protein MAASRVNNGNRHNLRLGAFLGVFAIIATGEVFAPRRRLTTSKSRRWLANLAIVALNPLSVVLVYPILPVGLALLASELGWGLLNQWALPYGLEVLIGMAALDLVVYTQHVLHHAIPVLRLVVVTPDMHRVHHSVIIRETNSNYGFNLPWWDRLLGTYKAHPAKGHTDMVIGLSQFRDPQRLILPRLLILPFVGDPGRGPINRH, encoded by the coding sequence ATGGCCGCCTCAAGAGTAAATAATGGAAACCGACACAATCTTCGTCTTGGCGCTTTTCTCGGCGTCTTCGCCATTATAGCCACGGGGGAGGTTTTCGCGCCCCGAAGGCGGCTGACAACTTCCAAAAGCAGGCGCTGGCTGGCCAATCTGGCCATCGTCGCGTTGAACCCGCTATCGGTAGTGTTGGTCTATCCCATTCTACCCGTTGGGTTGGCCCTGCTCGCCTCGGAGCTAGGTTGGGGGCTACTCAACCAATGGGCCTTGCCCTATGGACTCGAGGTGCTCATCGGTATGGCGGCGTTGGATCTTGTGGTGTATACCCAACACGTCCTGCATCACGCCATCCCTGTGCTCCGGCTCGTTGTTGTTACGCCGGACATGCATCGGGTCCATCACTCGGTCATCATCCGGGAGACCAACAGCAATTATGGCTTTAACCTGCCCTGGTGGGACCGACTGCTCGGCACCTACAAAGCGCATCCCGCCAAGGGGCACACGGATATGGTGATCGGGCTGTCCCAATTCCGCGATCCACAAAGGCTTATCCTGCCGCGCCTCCTGATCCTGCCGTTTGTGGGTGATCCCGGCCGAGGGCCCATCAATCGTCATTGA
- a CDS encoding class I SAM-dependent methyltransferase: MINKMTILKTISTIFDPIADIYDRWYDEPEGNAIFREETECLSLLRGDISERWLEIGVGTGRFAEALGITHGIDISLPMTSKAVRRGVHVCIGRAEQLPYQKQVFDGVLIALTLCFLENPAKVLQESSRVLRENGTLILGTVPADSPWGRAYIRKGEEGHPVYAHAHFLTIKETVHLFEKMGFELRRGCSALFWAPDTPSSGVSRVEPGIASEAGFVGLLFDAHHAGV; encoded by the coding sequence ATGATAAATAAAATGACAATTCTTAAGACCATAAGTACAATATTCGATCCCATTGCCGATATTTATGACCGCTGGTATGACGAGCCAGAGGGAAACGCCATTTTTCGTGAGGAAACGGAATGTCTGAGCCTCCTTCGGGGAGATATCTCCGAACGCTGGTTAGAAATTGGCGTCGGCACCGGCCGTTTCGCTGAGGCTCTTGGAATTACCCATGGAATCGACATTTCTCTTCCAATGACGAGCAAGGCTGTCCGTCGAGGTGTGCACGTATGTATTGGACGAGCTGAACAATTGCCTTATCAAAAGCAGGTGTTTGATGGCGTGCTCATAGCGCTGACGTTGTGTTTTCTCGAAAACCCGGCGAAGGTGCTTCAAGAATCCTCCCGTGTTTTAAGGGAAAACGGCACACTGATCCTCGGGACCGTTCCGGCAGACAGCCCTTGGGGCAGGGCCTATATCCGTAAAGGTGAGGAAGGGCACCCCGTGTATGCGCACGCGCATTTTCTCACCATAAAGGAAACCGTGCATCTTTTTGAAAAGATGGGATTTGAGCTTCGACGTGGTTGCAGCGCGCTTTTTTGGGCACCCGACACCCCGTCAAGCGGAGTCTCGAGGGTGGAGCCCGGAATTGCATCGGAGGCGGGATTCGTCGGGTTGCTTTTCGACGCTCATCATGCCGGTGTTTGA
- a CDS encoding ADP-ribosylglycohydrolase family protein — protein MIYRAQGYLLGQLAGDAIGSLVEFQSPDEIRRSYPNGVRELADGGTWNTIAGQPTDDSEMALLFAMGIAHAIQSGCDRKQLYQHIRKWAVDMPVESALLETIDKADDEPPADYVHQQGWVLIAFQNALYQLLHAPSLEDGVVDTIMRGGDTDTNAAICGALLGAVCGREAIPAQCRPEAGHPQVRHPRPECFWPVDVLDLAEGLVRSIN, from the coding sequence ATGATATACAGAGCCCAAGGATACCTGCTTGGCCAGCTTGCCGGTGATGCGATAGGGAGTCTGGTTGAGTTTCAGTCCCCGGATGAAATCCGGCGCAGCTACCCTAATGGTGTCCGGGAGCTTGCGGATGGCGGGACATGGAATACCATCGCAGGCCAGCCGACAGATGATTCAGAGATGGCGCTGCTGTTTGCCATGGGAATTGCCCACGCCATTCAATCTGGTTGCGACCGTAAGCAGCTATACCAGCACATCCGGAAGTGGGCGGTCGACATGCCCGTAGAATCTGCTTTGCTGGAAACCATCGACAAGGCCGACGACGAGCCGCCAGCGGACTATGTCCACCAGCAGGGCTGGGTCTTGATCGCTTTTCAGAATGCCCTGTATCAGTTGCTTCATGCTCCAAGTCTCGAGGACGGTGTTGTCGATACCATCATGCGCGGTGGTGACACCGATACCAACGCGGCCATTTGTGGGGCGCTGTTAGGCGCTGTGTGCGGCCGGGAGGCTATTCCGGCCCAGTGCCGCCCTGAGGCCGGACATCCGCAAGTACGCCATCCACGCCCGGAATGCTTCTGGCCGGTGGATGTGTTGGATCTAGCTGAAGGATTGGTTAGGAGTATCAATTGA
- a CDS encoding type II toxin-antitoxin system RelE/ParE family toxin, which translates to MALYKIEWKRSATKELRSLPSKAIKKILATVEELTTNPHPIASIKLSGTEHTYRIRTGEYRIVYNMLDQVLVIAVIRVGHRKDVYRHLS; encoded by the coding sequence ATGGCCTTATATAAAATTGAGTGGAAACGCTCTGCAACGAAAGAACTGCGCTCCCTTCCGAGCAAAGCCATTAAAAAAATACTGGCAACGGTTGAGGAGCTCACAACAAATCCCCATCCCATCGCCTCGATTAAACTTTCCGGTACCGAGCATACATACCGCATCCGCACGGGTGAATATCGAATTGTGTATAATATGTTGGATCAAGTTCTGGTGATAGCGGTCATTCGTGTTGGGCACCGAAAAGATGTCTATCGGCACCTATCCTGA
- a CDS encoding site-specific integrase produces the protein MKGSIYTSTKCPICKGAFKFDENIDTLVCTGGLTHNPVYHHGKCRLYYKSTTMRFDTVKAAKQQLDHLRVKDQRYQAYDPRDYQKDVPLGFTTLADLWLKYREKNAQGKAISDSTVESYRNYLRRAKAFFANANIKDIIESPAKIEDFLFGIEGISEKTRANHRSCLHYFFKWVCRRERLQMPEFPDVPFELEFRTITDWETQVKIIDKVKNLTAHIDDKVWLGIELLATHTNLRPQDLIRLAEADIDIETGVVTFWNPTKRKNQTKTIRLMDDHLVIVKELKRRYPAVPQTPFFRHVGGVKGTLPNKPYGKKYFYKWWIKACDVLGIKGLDLYAGTRHTSATQTARRLGKDAARAGLGNTSNKSIERYIQVQDDGCLNVVRAVDEMRRGKASEKIVNISVVRK, from the coding sequence ATGAAAGGGTCGATATACACCTCTACCAAATGCCCGATATGCAAAGGGGCATTCAAGTTCGATGAAAACATCGATACCCTGGTATGCACAGGTGGTTTAACACACAATCCGGTTTACCATCACGGGAAATGCCGACTTTATTACAAATCGACAACAATGCGCTTTGATACGGTCAAGGCCGCGAAACAACAGCTTGACCATTTGCGCGTAAAGGATCAGCGATATCAGGCTTACGATCCGAGGGATTACCAAAAAGACGTCCCTCTTGGGTTTACGACCCTGGCAGACCTTTGGCTTAAATACCGTGAAAAAAACGCCCAGGGTAAGGCCATATCGGATTCCACCGTTGAAAGCTATCGGAATTATTTGCGCCGGGCAAAAGCCTTTTTTGCAAACGCCAACATAAAAGACATCATTGAAAGTCCGGCAAAGATTGAGGACTTTCTTTTCGGCATTGAAGGTATAAGCGAGAAGACCCGTGCCAACCATAGATCATGCCTCCACTATTTTTTCAAATGGGTATGCCGGCGAGAACGATTGCAGATGCCAGAATTCCCGGATGTCCCATTTGAACTTGAGTTCCGCACCATTACGGATTGGGAAACACAGGTCAAAATCATTGATAAGGTCAAGAACTTGACGGCGCACATAGACGATAAAGTGTGGCTCGGGATTGAACTCTTGGCTACGCACACCAATCTCAGGCCGCAAGATCTTATCAGGTTGGCCGAGGCCGACATTGACATTGAAACGGGCGTTGTCACATTCTGGAACCCTACTAAGCGAAAGAACCAAACCAAAACGATCCGCCTGATGGATGACCATTTGGTGATTGTCAAAGAGCTGAAGCGGCGATACCCCGCTGTACCACAAACACCTTTTTTTCGGCATGTCGGCGGTGTAAAGGGCACCCTTCCAAACAAGCCATATGGAAAAAAGTATTTTTATAAATGGTGGATAAAAGCCTGTGATGTCCTCGGAATCAAGGGGTTAGACCTCTACGCAGGGACCAGGCACACATCAGCAACGCAAACGGCAAGGCGTCTCGGGAAAGATGCAGCAAGGGCCGGTCTCGGAAACACGAGCAATAAATCAATCGAGCGATATATTCAAGTTCAGGATGATGGATGCCTCAATGTGGTACGTGCGGTTGATGAAATGAGGCGTGGAAAAGCCAGTGAAAAGATCGTAAATATAAGCGTTGTCCGGAAATGA
- a CDS encoding thymidylate synthase codes for MDMNPIFIQATTIDDAWFQCVSAELDHGRRYEIQHGSYVGQTRLEFDYITVLIRIPYAEPWDMMLPKIPAHLGIPDPVAPGYVEQYAPYLLASNLAADEQYTYGSRISPQIKYFISLLKSTPNTNQAIFQVAEPGDCRLSDPPCLRHIDMRVQNGSLIFFPYFRSWDLWSGFPANLAGIAVLQKMLADEIGVGIGPIVAASKGLHLYGYVENLAKLRCAR; via the coding sequence ATGGATATGAATCCAATTTTTATTCAAGCAACAACCATAGACGATGCCTGGTTTCAATGCGTCAGTGCCGAACTCGACCACGGGCGCCGATACGAAATTCAACATGGGTCATATGTCGGGCAAACCCGGCTGGAGTTCGATTATATCACAGTCCTTATTCGCATACCTTATGCCGAGCCCTGGGATATGATGTTGCCAAAGATTCCGGCTCACCTGGGAATTCCGGACCCGGTGGCGCCCGGATATGTCGAGCAATACGCACCTTATTTATTGGCAAGCAATCTTGCGGCCGATGAACAATACACCTACGGCAGCCGGATCAGTCCCCAAATTAAGTATTTCATTAGCTTGCTCAAGTCCACTCCGAACACGAACCAGGCTATCTTTCAGGTGGCCGAGCCGGGTGATTGTCGCCTTTCTGATCCGCCATGCCTCCGGCATATCGATATGCGGGTTCAAAATGGGAGCTTGATCTTTTTCCCTTATTTCAGGTCCTGGGATCTTTGGAGCGGGTTCCCGGCGAATCTTGCCGGAATTGCGGTGCTCCAAAAAATGTTGGCCGATGAAATTGGAGTAGGGATAGGGCCGATTGTCGCAGCAAGCAAGGGGCTTCACCTGTACGGGTATGTTGAAAATCTGGCGAAGTTAAGGTGCGCCAGATGA